The Pseudomonas allokribbensis genome has a window encoding:
- the rraA gene encoding ribonuclease E activity regulator RraA — translation MNHYLTPDLCDAYPELVQVLEPMFSNFGGRDSFGGEIVTIKCFEDNSLVKEQAELKGNGKVLVVDGGGSLRCALLGDMIAEKAAKNGWEGLVIYGCIRDVDVIAQTDLGVQALASHPKKTDKRGLGDLNVPVTFAGVTFHPGQYIYADNNGVIISPSPLKMPE, via the coding sequence ATGAACCATTACCTTACGCCTGACCTGTGCGACGCCTATCCGGAGCTGGTGCAGGTGCTGGAACCGATGTTCAGCAATTTCGGCGGCCGTGATTCCTTCGGCGGCGAAATCGTGACCATCAAGTGCTTCGAAGACAACTCGCTGGTCAAGGAACAAGCCGAACTCAAGGGCAACGGCAAGGTGCTGGTGGTCGATGGCGGTGGTTCCCTGCGCTGCGCGCTGCTGGGTGACATGATCGCCGAGAAAGCCGCGAAAAACGGTTGGGAAGGGCTGGTGATCTACGGTTGCATCCGCGATGTGGACGTCATCGCCCAGACCGATCTCGGTGTCCAGGCGCTGGCCAGCCACCCGAAGAAGACCGACAAGCGCGGTCTCGGCGACCTCAACGTGCCGGTGACGTTTGCGGGTGTCACGTTTCATCCGGGCCAATACATCTATGCGGACAACAACGGCGTGATCATCTCGCCGAGCCCGCTGAAGATGCCTGAATAA
- a CDS encoding zinc transporter ZntB, which produces MFEEENAQWGLVHALVLDGKGGARSIARTDLDSLQLQAHESLWLHWDRSHPQTQTWLRKSSGLNEFTCDLLLEENTRPRLLPLPDSELLLFLRGVNLNPGAEPEDMVSVRIFASAQRVISLRLRPLRATDELLAMLGEGKGPKTSSELILYLAQYLTNKVQDLVTCLSEVVDEEEEKLDADERYTPEHGAILHIRRRAAGLKRFLAPQRDIFGQLTRIKLPWFVDDDADYWNELNNSLTRYLEELELTRERVGLVLDTEDRRLSVRMNRTMYRFGIITGIFLPMSFLTGLLGINVGGIPLSGSPYGFLVACLLMVSVALGQWWLFRRLRWV; this is translated from the coding sequence ATGTTCGAGGAAGAAAACGCGCAATGGGGGCTGGTGCATGCCCTGGTGCTGGACGGTAAAGGCGGTGCGCGTTCGATAGCCCGGACTGATCTCGACAGTTTGCAGCTGCAGGCACACGAAAGCCTGTGGCTGCACTGGGATCGCAGTCACCCGCAGACCCAGACCTGGCTGCGCAAATCCAGCGGACTCAACGAATTCACCTGCGACCTGCTGCTGGAAGAGAATACTCGCCCACGGCTGTTGCCGCTGCCCGATTCCGAATTGCTGCTGTTTTTGCGCGGGGTCAATCTCAATCCGGGTGCCGAGCCGGAAGACATGGTGTCGGTACGGATTTTCGCTTCAGCCCAGCGTGTGATTTCCCTGCGTTTGCGCCCATTGCGCGCCACCGATGAACTGTTGGCGATGCTGGGGGAGGGCAAAGGCCCGAAAACCTCGTCCGAACTCATTCTCTATCTCGCTCAATACCTCACCAACAAGGTGCAGGATCTGGTCACTTGCCTCTCGGAAGTGGTGGATGAAGAGGAAGAAAAACTGGATGCCGACGAACGGTATACTCCCGAGCACGGTGCCATTTTGCACATCCGTCGCCGGGCGGCCGGACTGAAGCGTTTTCTTGCGCCGCAGCGGGACATTTTCGGACAGCTGACGCGGATAAAACTGCCCTGGTTCGTCGATGACGACGCCGACTACTGGAACGAATTGAACAACAGCCTGACCCGCTATCTCGAAGAGCTCGAATTGACCCGAGAGCGCGTGGGGCTTGTGCTGGACACCGAAGACCGGCGTTTGAGCGTGCGCATGAATCGCACCATGTACCGCTTCGGAATCATCACCGGGATCTTTTTGCCGATGAGTTTTCTCACCGGCCTGCTGGGGATCAATGTCGGCGGAATTCCGCTTTCCGGGAGCCCCTACGGATTCCTTGTGGCGTGCCTGCTGATGGTCTCGGTGGCGCTCGGACAATGGTGGTTGTTCCGCCGTTTGCGCTGGGTATGA
- a CDS encoding mechanosensitive ion channel family protein, with the protein MELDLWTQSLVTAMTALWTKVANFIPNLFGALVVLLLGFVVAKLLDTLLSKLLAKLGLDRLMGGTGLTKLMSRAGLQVPISTLIGKIVYWFVLLIFLVSAAESLGLERVSATLDMLALYVPKVFGAALVLLVGVLLAQLANGLVRGAAEGVGLDYASGLGRIAQGLVIIISISVAISQLEVKTDLLNHVIVIVLITVGLAVALAMGLGSREIAGQILAGIYVRELYQVGQQVRVGEVEGQIEEIGTVKTTLLTDEGELVSLSNRILLEQHVSSR; encoded by the coding sequence ATGGAACTTGATCTCTGGACTCAGAGCCTCGTCACGGCAATGACTGCGTTGTGGACCAAAGTCGCTAATTTCATCCCGAACCTGTTCGGCGCACTGGTGGTGCTGCTGTTGGGCTTCGTGGTGGCCAAGCTGCTGGACACCCTGTTGTCCAAACTGCTGGCCAAGCTCGGTCTGGATCGCCTGATGGGCGGCACCGGGCTGACCAAATTGATGTCCCGTGCGGGACTGCAAGTGCCGATCTCGACCCTGATCGGAAAAATCGTGTATTGGTTCGTTCTGCTGATTTTCCTGGTTTCTGCAGCAGAATCCCTTGGGCTTGAGCGGGTTTCAGCTACGCTGGACATGCTGGCGCTGTATGTACCGAAAGTTTTCGGCGCAGCCCTGGTGCTGCTGGTCGGTGTATTGCTGGCGCAGCTGGCCAACGGTCTGGTGCGCGGTGCGGCAGAAGGCGTGGGTCTGGACTACGCTTCAGGGCTTGGGCGAATTGCCCAAGGCTTGGTGATCATCATCAGTATCTCGGTCGCGATCAGTCAGCTCGAGGTCAAGACCGACCTGCTGAACCATGTGATCGTCATCGTATTGATTACCGTTGGTCTGGCGGTTGCGCTGGCCATGGGCCTGGGAAGCCGGGAAATTGCCGGTCAGATTCTTGCGGGAATCTATGTGCGTGAGTTGTATCAGGTTGGGCAACAAGTGCGTGTTGGCGAGGTCGAAGGCCAGATCGAAGAGATCGGCACGGTTAAGACTACATTGCTGACCGATGAGGGTGAGCTAGTCTCACTCTCCAATCGGATCCTGCTGGAACAGCATGTGAGTAGCCGCTAA
- the sigX gene encoding RNA polymerase sigma factor SigX: MNKAQTLSTRYDPRELSDEELVARSHTELFHVTRAYEELMRRYQRTLFNVCARYLGNDRDADDVCQEVMLKVLYGLKNFEGKSKFKTWLYSITYNECITQYRKERRKRRLMDALSLDPLEEASEEKAPKPEEKGGLDRWLVYVNPIDREILVLRFVAELEFQEIADIMHMGLSATKMRYKRALDKLREKFAGIAET, from the coding sequence TTGAATAAAGCCCAAACGCTATCCACGCGCTACGACCCCCGCGAGCTCTCTGATGAGGAGTTGGTCGCGCGCTCGCATACCGAGCTGTTTCACGTGACGCGCGCCTATGAAGAACTGATGCGGCGTTACCAGCGAACATTATTTAACGTTTGTGCGCGGTATCTTGGGAACGATCGCGACGCAGACGATGTCTGTCAGGAAGTGATGTTGAAGGTGCTGTACGGCCTGAAGAACTTCGAGGGGAAATCGAAGTTCAAGACATGGCTATATAGCATCACTTACAACGAATGCATCACGCAGTATCGGAAGGAACGGCGAAAGCGTCGCTTGATGGACGCACTGAGTCTTGACCCCCTCGAGGAAGCGTCTGAAGAAAAGGCGCCGAAACCCGAGGAGAAGGGCGGACTCGATCGCTGGCTGGTGTATGTGAACCCGATTGACCGTGAAATTCTGGTGCTTCGATTTGTCGCAGAGCTGGAATTTCAGGAGATCGCAGACATCATGCACATGGGTTTGAGTGCTACAAAAATGCGGTACAAACGTGCTCTAGATAAATTGCGTGAGAAATTTGCAGGCATTGCTGAAACTTAG